The bacterium genomic interval CCCGTCCCTCTACCCGAGGCCGGCGAAGGATCCCACCTGTCCTACGCCGTGCAGTGGTTCTCGTTCGGCGCCGTCGCCGTCATCGGCTACGTGGCCCTGATGCGTAGAGAGCTCAGGCCGGGCCGCCGGCGGAAGGCTCGGGCAGGGGATTAGCCAGGTCCTCGATGACGCTGACCGACGGCATCCGGACGAACACCTCCGGGTTGACGGAGATCTTGGTGGAGCGGTTTCCCCCGCCCACGATTATCTCGTCCAGCGACATGATCCGGGCGTCCACATAGACCGGAAGGTCATCCGGAAGCCCGAAGGGGGTCACCCCGCCGATCTCCATGCCGGTCAGGTCCATCGTCAACTCGGCCGGGGCGAAGGACAGCTTCCGGACCCCGAGGAGGCCACGGACGCGCCGGTTCACGTCGAGTCGGGTGGTGGCGGTTGCCAGGCAGACAGCGTTGTGCCCCAACGGACGCTTCGAAGCCACCACGATGGCGTTGGCCGATTGCTCCGGGGAGTAGCCGTACCGGGCGCAGAAGTCCGCCGTGTGGGTGAACGCCGGGTCGATGTCGATGACCGTGAAGTCGGCTCGGAGGGCCGCCAGGGTGTCCTGCACCCGATGAGCGATGTCGTTACTCATGATCCGGCTGCATGGTGGCAGGTGTGACGGCCCGAGCCAACCGTACCCCGTCCGAGACGTGCGATACTCAGACCCATGGCAATCGATCCGCTGCTGTTGGACATCCTGGTGTGCCCTCTCAGCAAGGCATCTCTCAAGGAGATAGACGGCGCTCTTGTCTCGACCGATCCGGAGACCAGGATGCGCTACCGGATCGAGGGCACCATTCCGGTCATGTTGGTGGAGGAGGGCGAACGGATGCCCGTGGACCAGTGGAAGGAAGCGATGGCGCGTGGCTGAGCAGCACAACGACACGGTATTCGGAATGATCCTGAGGGGAGAGATTCCTGCCGACATCGTCTACGAGGACGAGCTTGCCGTCGCCTTCCGAGACATAGCTCCCCAGGCGCCGGTCCATGTACTGGTCATCCCACGCCGGCACGTTCAAAGCCTCGCCCACGCCGCAGCGGACGATCAGGCTCTCGTCGGCCATCTCCTGAGCGTGTGCGCG includes:
- a CDS encoding histidine triad nucleotide-binding protein yields the protein MILRGEIPADIVYEDELAVAFRDIAPQAPVHVLVIPRRHVQSLAHAAADDQALVGHLLSVCAAVAEQEGVAESGYRVVTNIGEEGGQSVDHLHFHVLGGRRLSWPPG